A genomic window from Serratia liquefaciens includes:
- a CDS encoding YncE family protein — MSGTIGTPRALLSLLIATSLVVAGAAQARDAGITQQDLKRQPLSSALVEMAYSPSQKSLFVSAPDWKEEAKSRVLRLDPTTLTVQAEIPLQVKGFGVALDDAGHRLYLTQGFNGSVGVVDTTTNRALNSIPVTEKTMLEQTYKEAGISGKRLEFLLKELKRFKITEDYQYRIREMKYDAQSGRLFLPGLGFGVDSVLFVVNTRTQKLEKMVPGFGYNAVGITLDEKGRRVFVSNMQGQLITLNADTLAITSTKEIQADQLLNLVYDGKNNRLLGVDQGIDRDNYRNTHLERDYVKRSSGHRVFALDADSGKVLASELTDEVPIGLLLDDRNQRVYVANRKGIRVDHGAGTLTVFDSNSLKRLQTVELPPHPNSLALDTSNNVLFVTVKNDGASTKAGKPESVVRIQLPKN; from the coding sequence ATGTCTGGAACAATAGGAACACCCCGCGCTTTACTGTCGCTGTTGATCGCAACGTCGTTGGTGGTGGCCGGTGCGGCGCAGGCCCGTGACGCAGGGATCACTCAGCAGGATCTCAAGCGTCAGCCATTGTCGTCGGCGCTGGTGGAGATGGCCTACAGCCCAAGCCAGAAGTCGCTGTTCGTCAGCGCGCCGGACTGGAAGGAAGAGGCGAAATCCCGCGTGTTGCGTCTGGATCCGACCACCTTGACGGTGCAGGCGGAGATCCCACTGCAGGTGAAAGGCTTCGGCGTGGCGCTGGATGATGCCGGTCACCGGCTGTATCTGACTCAAGGGTTCAATGGCTCGGTCGGCGTGGTGGATACCACCACCAACCGCGCGCTGAACAGCATTCCGGTAACCGAAAAAACGATGCTGGAGCAGACCTACAAAGAGGCCGGCATCAGCGGCAAGCGTCTGGAGTTCCTGCTCAAGGAGCTTAAGCGCTTCAAGATCACCGAGGACTACCAGTACCGCATCCGCGAAATGAAGTATGACGCGCAGAGCGGCCGCCTGTTCTTGCCGGGATTGGGGTTCGGGGTGGATAGCGTGCTGTTTGTGGTCAACACCCGGACGCAAAAGCTGGAGAAAATGGTCCCCGGTTTCGGCTATAACGCGGTGGGTATCACTCTGGATGAAAAAGGACGGCGCGTATTTGTCTCTAACATGCAGGGGCAACTGATTACCCTGAATGCCGATACCCTGGCGATCACCTCCACCAAAGAGATCCAAGCGGATCAACTGCTGAACCTGGTGTACGACGGGAAGAACAACCGCCTGTTAGGGGTGGATCAGGGGATCGACCGCGACAACTACCGCAACACCCACCTTGAGCGCGACTACGTGAAGCGCAGCAGCGGTCACCGGGTGTTTGCGCTGGATGCGGACAGCGGCAAAGTGTTGGCCAGCGAACTGACCGATGAAGTGCCGATCGGCCTGCTGTTGGACGATCGCAACCAGCGTGTGTACGTCGCCAACCGTAAAGGGATCCGCGTCGATCATGGCGCTGGTACGTTGACGGTGTTTGATTCAAACAGCCTCAAGCGCCTGCAAACCGTAGAACTGCCGCCGCACCCTAACAGCCTGGCGCTGGACACCAGCAACAACGTGCTGTTCGTGACGGTGAAGAATGACGGTGCCAGCACCAAAGCCGGTAAACCGGAAAGCGTTGTCCGTATTCAACTGCCAAAAAACTGA
- a CDS encoding condensation domain-containing protein — translation MSGYFDNILSDDEAQRLDLAFQTLGERAADASQPLSEAEEQAWFMHQQRGDGGCQQAMAWRLGGEPDIGRLASALEALTRLMPELDVRYDFDDEQGLRKLRGNATLNPVSIQPVTDEQQAVSRLLQAQASPLELASEAPVRFLLFTGAGSVLGVVAHDILAETLSCRQLLTTLSALYNRHDPLPVSVALSPVALNTPLSETTELVLPWPRHATALRDYRQLAAQDEHLAQAGVRIATRVARKILPVTDNPTTLLAAIAVRFGRFIAAQSGGQPVQLCVPQDDAQQANGMDGWQGASRLKRLTLQPADQEAESRLLAQQTAEALNPELAQILVSWLTDPSVALQLDGVSAERLLLPPLHTPFELMLALSLPDQDSVVLELVADPRLTPYVAPFLLEQFVAYLAGRTITAAQLPAAEQPLAQPEAVLAAADAQQQENDEIAQLILTEFRDALVAPEMTVDEDFFDRGGHSLVATRVIGRLLSLHRIELNINDLFSHATARGLSAYAKRQAVAAPAVPALSAQKQDEAVQAPLSLAQHSLWKVYEAFGHDEIFNLPFAINFLDPVDEMALRQAFIDVMTRHSVLRSLFIEHQGAVRQQVVPAAELLDYGWFRFSHETPAGNAGELLAKAGDHRFDLTRELPLRATFLRDAATGRQLLSLLFHHVVLDEWSLNLMMDELGIAYSHRVAGQKPQWKGEVPQFYAFARQQQAGGVAQQHLDYWLDNLRDAPVGQPLFQQEPSHHPAVPADADVNGGWLEFDVEPTVAEGLYAQARKNNASLFNVVYAGIATALRLLGGPTDLLVGTSTSGRNDAEFFDTIGYFTTVVVHRVRFAEQLTVAGLIDQVKNTINGSMPYTDIPIDLVEEGLFGAHADRKNHMFEVFIQIHSRIKLNGAFTLQDGSTVAYRQVEPEKTESLLGLQFEVMEENLDGVKSLRVMMTYRTDHYTAQQAGLIASTIQHVFSHFAQQAGGDMPLSALPPAPQQ, via the coding sequence GTGAGCGGTTATTTTGACAATATTCTCAGCGATGACGAGGCCCAGCGTCTGGACCTGGCGTTTCAGACGCTGGGCGAGCGGGCGGCGGATGCCTCTCAGCCATTGAGCGAAGCGGAAGAACAAGCATGGTTCATGCACCAGCAACGGGGTGATGGCGGTTGCCAGCAGGCGATGGCCTGGCGGCTAGGCGGCGAGCCGGATATCGGCAGACTGGCCAGCGCGCTGGAAGCCTTGACCCGGCTGATGCCTGAACTGGATGTTCGTTACGATTTCGACGATGAGCAAGGCTTACGCAAACTGCGCGGCAACGCAACGCTGAACCCGGTGAGCATTCAGCCGGTCACGGACGAACAGCAGGCGGTAAGCCGTTTGTTGCAGGCGCAAGCCTCTCCTCTCGAGCTGGCGAGCGAAGCGCCGGTTCGTTTTCTGTTGTTTACCGGTGCCGGTTCGGTGCTGGGCGTCGTCGCTCACGATATTTTGGCGGAAACGCTGTCTTGCCGGCAGTTATTGACGACGCTGTCGGCGCTGTATAACCGCCATGATCCCCTGCCTGTCTCCGTCGCTCTGTCGCCGGTTGCACTGAATACGCCATTGTCGGAAACAACGGAACTGGTTCTGCCGTGGCCACGCCATGCAACGGCGCTGCGGGACTACCGGCAATTGGCAGCACAGGATGAGCATCTGGCGCAGGCCGGGGTACGCATAGCGACCCGAGTGGCGCGCAAGATTTTGCCCGTAACCGATAACCCAACCACCTTACTGGCGGCGATCGCCGTTCGCTTTGGCCGCTTTATCGCCGCTCAGTCCGGCGGGCAGCCGGTGCAGCTGTGCGTGCCGCAGGACGACGCTCAACAGGCAAACGGCATGGACGGCTGGCAGGGTGCCAGCCGATTGAAACGCCTGACCTTGCAGCCTGCCGATCAGGAGGCGGAAAGTCGACTGCTGGCGCAGCAAACGGCGGAAGCACTCAACCCAGAATTGGCTCAGATCCTGGTGAGCTGGCTGACGGATCCTTCGGTGGCGCTGCAGTTGGATGGGGTAAGCGCTGAACGCCTGTTGTTGCCGCCGCTGCATACGCCATTTGAACTGATGCTGGCTTTGAGCCTGCCGGATCAGGATTCGGTGGTGTTGGAGTTAGTGGCGGATCCACGCCTGACCCCGTACGTAGCTCCTTTCCTGCTGGAACAGTTCGTCGCTTATCTCGCTGGACGGACGATCACGGCAGCCCAGTTGCCCGCTGCCGAGCAACCGTTGGCCCAGCCCGAAGCCGTCCTGGCGGCCGCGGATGCACAACAACAGGAAAATGATGAAATCGCCCAATTGATCCTGACGGAATTCCGCGACGCCCTGGTGGCGCCGGAGATGACCGTCGATGAAGATTTCTTCGATCGCGGCGGGCATTCGCTGGTCGCGACCCGTGTCATCGGCCGCTTGTTAAGCCTGCACCGTATCGAACTCAACATTAATGACTTGTTCAGTCACGCCACGGCCCGTGGCCTGTCGGCCTATGCCAAACGTCAGGCGGTTGCGGCACCGGCGGTACCAGCGCTCAGTGCGCAGAAGCAGGATGAGGCCGTCCAGGCACCGCTGTCGCTGGCCCAGCATTCGCTGTGGAAAGTTTACGAGGCCTTTGGTCACGACGAGATTTTCAATCTGCCTTTCGCCATCAATTTCCTCGATCCGGTGGATGAAATGGCCCTGCGTCAGGCGTTTATCGACGTCATGACGCGCCACAGCGTATTGCGTTCACTGTTTATCGAACATCAGGGGGCGGTTCGCCAACAGGTTGTGCCTGCGGCTGAACTGCTGGACTACGGTTGGTTCCGTTTCTCCCATGAAACGCCGGCCGGTAACGCCGGCGAACTGCTGGCCAAGGCCGGTGACCACCGCTTTGATCTGACCCGCGAGCTGCCGCTGCGCGCAACCTTCCTGCGTGACGCAGCAACCGGCCGACAGCTACTTTCGCTGTTGTTCCATCATGTGGTGCTGGATGAATGGTCGCTGAACCTGATGATGGACGAACTGGGCATTGCCTACAGCCACCGTGTGGCGGGGCAAAAGCCGCAGTGGAAAGGTGAAGTGCCGCAGTTTTATGCCTTTGCCCGGCAGCAGCAGGCCGGCGGCGTCGCACAGCAACATCTGGACTATTGGCTCGATAACCTGCGCGATGCACCGGTCGGCCAGCCGCTGTTCCAGCAGGAACCTTCGCACCATCCTGCAGTTCCGGCCGATGCAGACGTCAACGGCGGATGGCTGGAGTTTGACGTCGAACCGACGGTGGCTGAGGGGTTGTACGCGCAGGCCAGGAAGAACAACGCCTCACTGTTCAACGTGGTCTATGCCGGGATCGCTACGGCGCTGCGCCTGTTGGGCGGCCCGACGGACCTGCTGGTGGGGACTTCCACCTCCGGCCGTAACGACGCCGAGTTCTTTGACACTATCGGCTATTTCACGACCGTGGTGGTGCACCGGGTTCGCTTCGCTGAACAGTTGACGGTCGCCGGTTTGATTGACCAGGTGAAAAACACCATCAACGGTTCTATGCCTTACACCGATATTCCTATCGATCTGGTGGAGGAAGGGCTGTTTGGCGCCCATGCCGATCGCAAGAACCACATGTTCGAAGTGTTCATTCAGATCCACAGCCGTATCAAGCTGAATGGGGCATTTACCCTGCAGGACGGCAGCACGGTGGCCTATCGTCAGGTGGAGCCGGAGAAAACCGAATCGCTGCTCGGTTTGCAGTTTGAAGTGATGGAGGAAAATCTCGACGGCGTGAAATCCCTGCGCGTGATGATGACCTACCGTACCGATCATTACACCGCGCAACAGGCGGGGTTGATCGCTTCAACTATTCAGCACGTGTTCTCCCACTTTGCCCAGCAGGCTGGCGGGGACATGCCACTGTCGGCTTTACCGCCGGCGCCGCAGCAATAA
- a CDS encoding TonB-dependent receptor produces MSKHSAAQRHKIVGNKEKAGLQAIGAFSSLFLGLCTLSVGSVNAAVVDEKVQEAADSKRNDNWQDSESLLVTGEKIKRSIFDTGSSVQVFDSERIAAMPNALQIPDLLRMTANVMDVGIGNDLPTVRGIDGSGPNTGANAFLSGTRPRLNLSLDGRSLTYNEQAYGPQSLWDLDRVEVFLGPQSYIQGRNAIAGAIVMASKDPTFDWESAFKGGAGNQHSSQLSAMVSGPLVEDQLAFRVSVDRQRRRSDVDLPAYEPVGDPREVEATTARAKLLFNPAGLRELTTKLTFNHFGSTSPQNESLNPLVHPTSLRHDPRRAVFKSNTNSGVWDLSWEQSDSLTLENRVIYTDFNINRPTAYALPYADIGGKEVHVEPVARFGGPDSRLRGLAGLRYFHSKQDEFVNIFGGSTFKDKTDTNSAFAELTYAITPKVDITAASRVEREHRQRTGGSKAVRIDFDETYDVFLPKLDLAWKPTDTQTYGAKVARGYNAGGAGITIGTPVVNYTYGSEYVWNYELYTRHHLKDANVILTSNVFYNDYKDMQLPYSLGPNSSVIRNADKVETYGAEMGATWQPRWDFELFTNVGLLKTKIKKFSGSGVDGHELARAPAYTANMGAKYQLMAGLELSGNVAFSDSYYSQYDNDSRGRIGSYWSANTQLAYTFAYGRATLYAQNLFDSERRVMVSGNDVYTATQQRPRMIGAALELTF; encoded by the coding sequence ATGAGCAAGCATTCAGCGGCTCAAAGGCATAAAATCGTAGGAAACAAGGAAAAAGCAGGCTTGCAGGCCATTGGGGCATTTTCCTCACTCTTTCTGGGTCTTTGTACTTTATCTGTGGGGAGCGTTAACGCCGCCGTAGTGGATGAAAAGGTTCAGGAAGCCGCCGACAGCAAACGTAACGATAATTGGCAGGACTCCGAGAGTCTGCTGGTGACCGGGGAAAAAATAAAACGCAGCATTTTCGACACCGGCTCCAGCGTGCAGGTGTTCGACAGCGAGCGGATCGCCGCGATGCCCAATGCGTTGCAGATCCCCGATTTATTACGCATGACCGCCAACGTCATGGATGTCGGCATCGGTAACGATCTGCCTACCGTACGTGGTATCGACGGCTCCGGCCCGAACACCGGCGCCAATGCCTTCCTCAGCGGTACCCGTCCACGCCTCAATTTGTCTTTGGATGGCCGCTCCCTGACCTATAACGAGCAGGCCTATGGCCCGCAGTCGCTGTGGGATCTGGATCGCGTCGAAGTGTTCCTCGGCCCGCAGAGCTACATTCAGGGGCGTAACGCCATTGCCGGTGCGATCGTGATGGCCAGTAAGGATCCCACTTTCGATTGGGAAAGTGCCTTCAAGGGCGGTGCGGGCAACCAGCACTCTTCACAATTGTCCGCTATGGTTTCAGGCCCGTTGGTGGAAGACCAATTGGCCTTCCGCGTCAGCGTCGATCGTCAGCGCCGCCGCAGCGATGTTGACCTTCCTGCTTATGAGCCGGTGGGCGATCCGCGTGAGGTTGAAGCCACTACCGCCCGTGCCAAACTGTTGTTCAATCCGGCAGGCCTGCGTGAGCTGACCACCAAGCTGACCTTTAACCACTTTGGCAGTACCTCGCCACAAAACGAGAGCCTCAACCCGCTGGTTCACCCGACCAGTTTGCGCCACGATCCGCGCCGAGCGGTGTTTAAAAGCAACACCAACAGCGGCGTTTGGGATCTGTCCTGGGAGCAATCCGACAGCCTGACGCTGGAAAACCGCGTTATTTATACCGACTTCAATATTAACCGTCCTACGGCTTATGCCTTGCCATACGCCGATATCGGCGGAAAAGAAGTGCACGTGGAGCCGGTGGCGCGCTTTGGCGGGCCAGACAGCCGCCTGCGCGGGTTGGCGGGGCTGCGTTATTTCCATTCCAAGCAGGATGAGTTCGTTAACATTTTCGGCGGTTCGACCTTCAAGGATAAAACCGACACCAACTCGGCCTTTGCCGAGCTGACCTACGCCATCACGCCGAAGGTGGATATCACCGCCGCCAGCCGTGTGGAGCGTGAACACCGCCAGCGTACCGGCGGCAGCAAGGCCGTGCGTATCGATTTCGATGAAACCTACGACGTGTTCCTGCCGAAGCTCGATCTGGCCTGGAAACCGACGGATACCCAGACCTACGGCGCCAAGGTGGCACGCGGCTATAACGCCGGTGGCGCAGGCATCACCATCGGTACGCCGGTGGTTAACTACACCTACGGGTCCGAATATGTCTGGAACTATGAGTTGTACACCCGCCACCACCTGAAAGATGCCAACGTCATTCTGACCAGCAACGTCTTCTACAACGATTACAAGGATATGCAGCTGCCGTATTCCCTGGGGCCGAACTCATCGGTGATCCGCAATGCCGATAAGGTGGAAACCTACGGCGCGGAAATGGGGGCGACCTGGCAACCGCGTTGGGACTTCGAACTGTTCACGAACGTCGGTCTGTTGAAGACCAAGATCAAGAAGTTCTCGGGCAGCGGCGTAGATGGGCATGAACTGGCGCGTGCGCCGGCTTATACCGCCAACATGGGCGCCAAGTACCAGTTGATGGCCGGGTTGGAACTGAGCGGCAACGTGGCGTTCTCGGACTCCTACTACTCGCAGTACGACAACGATTCTCGCGGGCGCATCGGTTCTTACTGGTCGGCAAATACCCAACTGGCGTACACCTTCGCCTATGGTCGCGCCACCCTGTATGCGCAGAACCTGTTTGACTCGGAACGTCGCGTGATGGTCAGCGGCAACGACGTTTACACCGCGACTCAGCAGCGTCCACGCATGATCGGTGCGGCGCTGGAACTGACATTCTGA
- a CDS encoding flavin reductase family protein: MNHFRPVALEHASRLLNHGPTVLITSRSQDGARRNVMAAAWSMPVEFTPPRIAIVVDKGAHSRQMIEESGVFGICIPAAMFVDTTYAVGNISGVEVEDKFSLFNIATISSAQLEVPLIEQGCVAWLECRLLPESGAQQKYDTCFGEVVAAAADERVFRAGRWNFADADPQLHTIHHLGAGNFIRSGDTLRAKSL; this comes from the coding sequence ATGAATCATTTTCGTCCCGTTGCATTGGAACATGCCAGCCGTTTGCTAAATCATGGCCCGACGGTGTTGATCACCAGCAGAAGCCAGGACGGGGCTCGACGTAATGTGATGGCCGCTGCCTGGTCGATGCCGGTTGAGTTCACGCCACCGCGCATTGCCATTGTGGTCGACAAGGGGGCGCATTCCCGGCAAATGATCGAAGAAAGCGGCGTGTTTGGCATCTGTATTCCGGCGGCGATGTTTGTCGATACGACTTATGCGGTGGGCAATATCTCGGGCGTGGAGGTGGAGGATAAATTTTCTCTCTTCAATATTGCCACGATCTCCAGTGCCCAACTGGAAGTCCCCTTGATAGAACAGGGTTGTGTAGCCTGGCTGGAATGCCGTCTGTTGCCGGAAAGCGGTGCGCAGCAGAAATATGACACCTGTTTCGGTGAAGTGGTGGCTGCGGCTGCGGACGAGCGAGTGTTTCGCGCAGGGCGATGGAACTTTGCCGATGCCGATCCACAATTGCATACCATCCATCATCTGGGGGCCGGTAATTTTATTCGCAGCGGCGATACGTTGCGGGCAAAAAGCCTGTAG
- the feaR gene encoding transcriptional regulator FeaR yields the protein MAISVPVREVGFEEWLAKINSACGRFSARTLGPGFSGAMQEFRAHALRMSVVDAAQTRLYRTQKEIDRSDGSHFFTVFQLRGSSLMEQGDRQAVLSAGDVTLIDASRTSSFTFQQDSRQISLLMPRSYFERSARLSDLQFARRLDGQNSMARLSRQLVLGCMQDAQMSAAESEAILSAVATLLRPAMIEPEVGAEVFPQAFTRTLAFIDAHIQSPQLRPEWIAGELGVSVRSLYRMFARQGLVVAQYIKHRRLDLCAQALRTAPERQKLATIGYDWGFADHSHFSTAFKSRFGVSPSEYRKQYQ from the coding sequence ATGGCAATTTCCGTACCGGTCAGGGAGGTTGGCTTCGAAGAGTGGTTGGCGAAAATCAACTCCGCCTGTGGCCGGTTCAGCGCCCGGACTCTGGGGCCGGGATTCAGCGGCGCGATGCAAGAGTTCCGCGCCCACGCGTTACGTATGAGCGTGGTGGATGCGGCGCAAACCCGCCTGTATCGAACCCAAAAAGAAATTGACCGCAGCGACGGCTCGCATTTTTTCACGGTCTTTCAACTGCGTGGCAGTTCATTGATGGAGCAGGGAGACCGACAGGCGGTCTTGTCCGCCGGTGACGTCACGCTGATCGACGCTTCACGTACCAGCAGTTTTACCTTTCAACAGGACTCCCGCCAAATCTCATTACTGATGCCACGCAGCTATTTCGAACGCTCTGCACGCTTGAGCGACCTGCAATTCGCGCGACGGCTGGATGGGCAAAACAGCATGGCGCGCCTCAGTCGGCAACTGGTCTTGGGCTGCATGCAGGACGCGCAGATGAGCGCAGCGGAGAGCGAGGCGATACTGAGTGCCGTGGCGACGCTGTTGCGCCCGGCAATGATCGAACCTGAAGTGGGGGCTGAGGTTTTCCCGCAGGCTTTCACCCGAACGCTGGCGTTTATCGATGCGCATATCCAGTCGCCGCAGCTGCGGCCTGAGTGGATCGCCGGTGAGTTGGGCGTTTCGGTACGCAGCCTGTACCGGATGTTTGCCCGTCAGGGACTGGTGGTGGCGCAATATATCAAGCACCGCCGTCTTGATTTGTGCGCCCAGGCGCTACGCACGGCGCCCGAGCGGCAAAAGTTGGCCACTATCGGCTATGACTGGGGTTTTGCCGATCACAGCCATTTCTCCACCGCCTTCAAAAGCCGTTTTGGCGTTTCGCCCAGCGAATACCGCAAGCAGTATCAGTAG
- a CDS encoding condensation domain-containing protein → MKALTTMQAAYWVGRQSEAPLGGVSAHLYAEFNCCDLDVERLRQAVAALYLHHPMLRLRITADGQQTITPCGPEHGLHLDDFSQADTPEVSRLLTAKRQQKSSQKLPLEQGIPCDISLSLLPGGHSRLHVDLDMIASDAMGFRVLMEDLARFYHQCPVSPADHGVPYFDYLDRHYADTAQQARRTRAQAWWRERLPQLPPAPHLLRTPDICRSDRLALQLSASETKALEDVARAHGITLSSLFLALFAVTVGHGWNMPRFRLNVPLFHRDEASLAPIIGDFSNLVLLGVELNPAENLPAFSRRLMTQLAELIANADYPGVSVMRDLSRLQGSMQPSPVVFTAGFGIHGKALFSDNVTRTFGPLEWVISQGPQVALDAQVAHANGGILINWDVRLDAFPDRLLPQLFATYGAMLKRAANRPNSFNQPLSQWLAQCSAAGLARQIPVRQLLHRLLARVAPGARLGDDDDIRTLQLPQDALQALLAVLNKYLPLALTPADVEANPTPAALAALICELAPNATEGVQMLLKVLAPKA, encoded by the coding sequence ATGAAAGCGTTGACCACGATGCAGGCCGCCTACTGGGTAGGCCGGCAATCCGAAGCGCCGCTGGGGGGCGTATCCGCCCACCTGTATGCGGAATTTAACTGCTGCGACCTGGATGTCGAACGACTGAGACAGGCCGTTGCCGCCCTTTACCTGCATCACCCCATGTTGCGCCTGCGCATCACGGCCGATGGCCAGCAGACCATCACTCCCTGCGGCCCTGAGCATGGCCTGCATCTGGATGATTTCAGCCAGGCCGATACTCCCGAAGTGAGCCGCCTGCTCACAGCCAAACGGCAGCAAAAAAGCAGCCAAAAACTGCCGCTGGAACAAGGTATCCCCTGTGATATCAGCCTCAGCCTGCTGCCGGGCGGCCACAGCAGGCTGCATGTCGATCTGGATATGATCGCCAGCGATGCCATGGGTTTCCGCGTGTTGATGGAGGATTTGGCGCGGTTTTATCACCAATGTCCGGTATCACCCGCCGACCATGGCGTGCCCTACTTTGACTATCTGGATCGTCACTATGCCGATACCGCGCAGCAGGCACGTCGCACCCGCGCTCAGGCCTGGTGGCGCGAACGCCTGCCTCAACTGCCGCCGGCACCGCACCTGTTACGCACACCGGATATTTGCCGCAGCGATCGGCTGGCGCTGCAACTGAGCGCAAGCGAAACCAAAGCGCTGGAAGATGTCGCCAGGGCGCACGGCATCACGCTTTCATCCCTGTTTCTGGCGCTGTTTGCTGTTACCGTCGGCCATGGCTGGAACATGCCGCGTTTCAGGCTCAATGTGCCGCTGTTCCACCGGGATGAAGCCAGCCTCGCCCCGATCATCGGCGACTTCTCTAACCTGGTGCTGCTTGGCGTGGAGCTGAACCCGGCTGAAAACTTGCCGGCTTTCAGCCGCCGCCTGATGACCCAGCTGGCTGAATTGATCGCTAACGCCGACTACCCCGGCGTCAGCGTGATGCGCGATCTGTCGCGCCTGCAAGGCAGCATGCAGCCTTCCCCCGTGGTATTTACCGCCGGGTTTGGCATCCATGGCAAAGCGTTGTTTTCTGACAACGTCACCCGCACTTTTGGCCCACTGGAGTGGGTAATTTCCCAGGGGCCGCAGGTGGCGCTGGACGCCCAGGTGGCACACGCCAACGGTGGCATTCTGATCAACTGGGACGTCCGTCTGGACGCCTTCCCGGATCGGCTGCTGCCGCAGCTGTTCGCCACGTACGGTGCCATGCTGAAGCGGGCCGCCAACCGGCCGAACAGCTTTAATCAGCCACTTTCGCAGTGGTTGGCCCAATGCTCCGCGGCGGGCCTGGCACGCCAGATACCGGTTCGTCAACTGCTGCACCGGCTGCTGGCGCGGGTCGCGCCGGGTGCCAGGCTGGGTGACGATGACGATATCCGCACCCTGCAGCTGCCGCAGGACGCTCTGCAGGCGCTGTTAGCGGTACTGAACAAATATCTGCCGTTAGCGCTGACGCCGGCGGACGTCGAGGCGAACCCGACCCCGGCAGCGCTTGCCGCGTTGATCTGCGAGCTGGCTCCCAATGCCACCGAGGGGGTGCAAATGCTGCTGAAGGTGCTGGCGCCCAAAGCCTGA
- a CDS encoding DsbA family protein — MLAKVNRLFAGALLALLLPAVAVAADYHAGEQYSRLDKPVASAPAVVEFFSFYCGPCYQFAETYHVGSTVSQALPEGTKLTKYHVGLMGKLGNELTEAWSIAMVMGIEDKIEGLLFEELQKKRAINSEEDIQRVFAAAGVDATAYENARHSLLVKGMIAKQNEAVKALDVRATPSFYVSGKYKIDNAGMASQSVDGYAKEYAAVVRYLLATQP, encoded by the coding sequence ATGTTGGCTAAAGTTAATCGGCTGTTCGCCGGTGCGCTCCTGGCGCTATTGCTTCCTGCTGTCGCCGTGGCGGCGGATTACCATGCTGGCGAGCAATATTCTCGTCTGGACAAACCGGTGGCATCGGCCCCGGCGGTGGTGGAGTTTTTCTCCTTTTATTGCGGCCCCTGCTACCAGTTTGCCGAAACTTACCATGTGGGCAGCACCGTCAGCCAGGCCCTGCCTGAAGGTACCAAACTGACCAAATACCACGTCGGCCTGATGGGCAAATTGGGCAATGAGCTGACCGAAGCCTGGTCGATCGCGATGGTGATGGGGATCGAGGACAAAATCGAAGGCCTGCTGTTCGAAGAACTACAAAAGAAGCGTGCCATCAACAGTGAAGAAGATATCCAGCGGGTGTTTGCCGCCGCCGGCGTGGATGCCACGGCCTATGAAAATGCGCGTCACAGCCTGCTGGTGAAGGGCATGATTGCCAAGCAAAATGAAGCGGTGAAAGCGTTGGACGTACGCGCAACCCCATCGTTTTATGTTTCCGGCAAGTACAAAATCGACAATGCCGGTATGGCAAGCCAAAGCGTCGACGGTTATGCGAAAGAGTACGCGGCCGTGGTGCGTTATCTGCTGGCGACCCAGCCATAA